In the Primulina tabacum isolate GXHZ01 chromosome 15, ASM2559414v2, whole genome shotgun sequence genome, ACAACTGGTGGAACACGAACCAGCTTGATTTTCCAACCAATTATTACCCCAAAgctaccacctccacctcctcGAATGGCCCAAAACAGATCTTCCCCCGTTGATTTTCGATCAAGAATCTTTCCCTCGGCATCCATGAATTAAGCATCAATGATGTCATCTGCAGCTAGGCCATATTTTCTGATCATGGTTCCAAGCCCTCCTCCACTAAAATGGTCTCCAAGACCCATACTCGAGCATACTCCTGCAGGAAATCCAAGAACTCCGCTTTTCTTGGCGATGCTGTAATATTACTCACCAAGCGTTGCCCTTGACTGAATCCATGCTGTTTCCTTCTCCAAATCAATGCTAATGGAATGGAGATTGATAATATCGATTATTATATATGGTGTTTTGCAAAGGAACGATAGGTCCTCATAGTCATATAGCCTTCACTCTTGACTCCGATTTGCAAATCATGCTTCTTGCTGCAAAGGATGGCTGCTCGGATTTCATCAGCATCGTATGGTGTGATTATGAATCTAGGTTTAGAGGACGTTGAGTTTAACCATCTGATATTTTGTTCTGCGGATTGTAAtagattgaaatatgatttagACCTTGGAGTGTGTATGTGTTAAAGAATTTATTGTATGTTTTAGCAGAATAAATTGACATGCACTCCGACAAATTCTTCATGTTCCGCATCACAAAATGTAAGAAAAATGAAAGCAAACGCGAATAAATTGACTTGCACTCCGGCAAATTCTTCATGTTTCGGTGGCAGACTCGGACTGAATGAGAGATCACTATTCCATTATCTCTTAGATAAGTACCGATGATGCAGATTAGTTAATGGTAAAATTTTCAggctatatttttatttggagaaGTAAAAAGCAAGGATTTATAGCAAGTCGGAAAGTTTGAACTTTATGACAATGACATGTATCATCTTTTCCTTTTTCTGCAGAACATTCCCAATATGTCTGTCACATACAAATCATGTTCTGAAGTAAGTGTAACCAGCAAGTACAAAGTCGATGTGATTATCATATCGGATGATGAAGAAGTGACTGGAGAAGGAGCAGATACTGTTGTGCGCAAGGAAGTGGAACATGTTTCAATCAAAGTTCCGgcttcccaaaaaaaaaacactacCAGCAACCATCCCTGCAAGAAGGTAGTGGATGAGTACTACAAAACTAACATGGTAGCTTTCAAATCATGCAACAAACGTTCCAACAAGCATTCCAGTGGTCGCCCTTCGAAGAAAACTTCACGCCTGCATGGAACAGATGGCTACATGGTAATTAGTAGCTCGGATGAGTCAGCGCACTCCCCATGAAACTTCGTACAAGTAGATCATAAGTACTCTACCCTTTTGCTATTCAGTAGTGGCCTATCTTGAGTATGCATCGTAACTTAGTTTGACATGGGCGGTCGTAAGTGGTGTCTCTTTTGCAAGATGTTGGTCCAAAGTCTGTAGAAGTAATCTACCCTTTTGGTACCCTTTTGTATGTTGCACCAACGTCTGTACAAGTATTATATGGTAATTGTGGGTGTTTAAGTAACGACTAAATTATGTTTTCTGTATTGAGTACTCCAACTCCAAGCAACCAGTATATTGATTTGGCCCATGCTCTTTCGTTTTTAGATATGACAGTGTTCAATTAATGTGACACCACTATGCTGtaatataatgttataagaaatATTAACTGTTGTTATTATGTTATTACATAATGGTTGTGGTTGTGTttgtttgtaaaaaaaaatggcGTAAGTTGGTTAGTACATGTATGTGAACCGTCACAACACCCAAACTGCAGAAAGTGAAACTTGTTCTTGTCCGTCGTTGTCAAATACATTGAACACGAGTCAACCGAATTTAAGTTCGAAGTACATGAAAATGTTGTCCATCATTTTCAAATTCATTGTGCTCCACTCTTTCGTATTCAAGTTCATGAAAATCTTTTGTATTCAAGTTCACGTATTCAAGTACATTTTCAACCAGATTGGGAATCACAGTGGCATAATCCACACAAATTATATCCTCAAATCCTACAACTGTCCAATATCTCAATTGTAAACACTGATATCATAATAATGTGGCAAAATATAGTACATTATACATCGGAACAAAAGTGGCAGGATCcacaaacaaaataatttcacCCATCACAAAATAGTCACATCTATAATAATGTGCCAAAATAGAGTACCTTACACAACATCGACACAAAAGTGACAAGATCCACAAACAAAAGACTTCGATCCATCACAAAAAAAGTCACAACCATAGTAATTTGCAAATATATAGTACCCTGTACCATGTCCGGTTATGGATTTAGTAGGCGTTTGATTAAGCTGATCTTTCCTTCCCGATCGAGCCGCAAGAACAACGCTAGTTTGTTGGGGTTATCCACCAGTAGCTCCGCCACACACACTTTCTCGTCTGAATTTAATTCCGGAATGGTTCCTAATGTGAACAACACATTATCCATAGCATTTTCAATTTTCGAGTCAGCCGACATCTCTTTGATGAGGTTTGACATTGTTTCCTTCGTGATATCTGCTAAATTATtgattgcaacaacaatttgaTTGTCGACGTCGTCTATTTGCTTGCGTTTCTTCGACCTCACCTTTGAAACTCCACTTGGATTTGAAGGGAGAGTCTGAGCTACGGACACTGATTCACCATCTCCTTCCAATGGCCGGTAAAAGTCGTCCATGCCAAATTCAATGTCAATGGGTTCATGCGCAGTCATATTTAAGACATCATGAACTACAGCTGAAAAAGTCTCCACTCGATCACCTGTTGCCCTATCATAACCGAAGATTTCACACCAATCTTTGTAGTGTGGCCACCGCTTGTAACGCAATGCTCGAACACTATTGTCGACCTGAAATATATTCGATGTATTATtgtatttatttcaaatatgaaaataataattataaatcaaATTTATGACCTTCAGTATCGCTTCCCATGCTTCATTTGTAGCGTCAATCATGTTTTCTGTGTCATTCCAACCAATCCCACTTTTTGCTAGCATTGATGTCAAACATCCATAATGTTTCTTCCACACGTGTATCTTCGAAGTTATGTGTGGATGCCCACGTAAATCTGAATCTTTGAATGCATTCCTCATTGCAGATTCCAGTAAAGGTAAATACCCATTACGGAATCCGTTCTCCGTTTTATATCCTTTACTTATTATATCTTTCAATGCCACAATTAGAACCTCTTCCTCGGGTGCTGTCCAACTACGTCGCAACTTATCTGTTTTTTTACCTTTCGACGTCACATTTGTGCTATCCATTGCCTTGAATTTTTAGACCACATACACCTGTCACACATTAAGGTGAGAAGTTAGAATGGGAGATGGTACATTATGTTGCAAAAGGGATAAACACATGTTACAACATAATTTGAAATACAACAAATAATCGAATACATATTTCACAAAACAAGTGTTTTTACAAACAACAGTAGTACGTAAGTAGCATAGAAAATCAAGTTTGCAATCCAGATACAGTAACATACAACACTTGTCTTAGTTTTGGTACATCGACATTGCAAAGTTATCTCTTCACATATCCCATGCATCGGACGAATTAAAATCATCTATAAAGTAATTCTCATTCTGTGGCATTGGGCTTAGTGTCTCCTCTTCAATCTCATCAAGAAGATTATCCGGCATTTGAGCTCGGACAAAGTTGTGTAACAGAATAAAAGCCATTATGATTCTGTTCTGAGTTTTAAGTGGGTAGAAAGAAGGATTTCGAAGAATAGCCCATCTTTTCTTAAGCAAGCCAAAAGCTCTTTCGATCACATTCCTAGCTTTGCTATGTCTCCAATTGAACAGCTCTTTGTAATTCTGTGGCGCAGTTGTGCGATTTACCCAAGCATCCCTATGGTACGGTACTCTTCTATATGGAGTCAGGAATCCCTGGACGTTTGCATACCCGTTGTCGCACAAATAGTAACAACCTGACATTGAAGCCATAGATTTTGTTACTACATTtacatttgaaataataatgaaaaaagatttcatgaaaatatatatttagatATGCTGAAATGTGATGATAATATCAACCAAAATACTAACCTCTTTCGAATTTCAGTCCGTCATCACGTGACAATGCATCACGAAGAACTTGGCCATCCGCTGCCGATCCTTCCCACCCACAGAGCGcataaataaaattcatatctcgGTCGCACACTCCCAAAACATTCATGGCAATGGTTCCTTTTCTGGTTCTGTACTTTCCCTTCTCTGTTATAGGCACGTGCACGTTTACATACGTACCATCCAATGCACCGAGACAACCCTGAAACAGAAAGTACATAAACAGGATTAACAGGTATTAGGATGACTACTATAATACATTCTACGTACAACATTTTAAATCGAATTTTTAATAAGCCGTATTCAGTAATTGTTCATATTACCTTGAACCATTTCCACGTCTCGTCCGTGCAGGTTTCATCGACTGGGGAAGGCTTCACAAGCAGTATAGTGTGTAACTTCAATACTGACCCCAACACTTCATGGAAATGGGTGCTGATTGTTTGACCACTTCGTAGATAATCATGACCAATGACTCGGTTTTTTTTATGATGCGCCAAAATGGACAAAAACATTGCCACTTTTTCTTCGGTTCTGACATATCGAGAATGGTTCAGCCCGCCAACGTGGGTTAGCAAGTAACATAGTTGTGCAAATGAATTTCTATTCATCCGCAAATTCACGACACATTGAACATCTCCGGTTTCAATAATTCTTCTCAAATGGATCATTTGTGCAGTCATTCTTTGCGTCATGCTGTACGAAGCTGACGTTCTACGTGCTTGCAGCCGTCGTTCGGCGATACATCTCGTGCGATGTCGTATTAAAAGACATACCGTGAAAATTGTACGGATCATCATTTGGTGTAGGATCAGGAAAATTCTAATGTTAGGATGTCTACGGTCCATTTTGCACACTTCTTAAAAAGTGTAACAAAAGTTAGAGAAcgtgacaaaaaaaaaatacataagcTCTCAAGAACAAAGTTCAAACTGTTGTATATCAGGTTAAGttgtagtaaaaaaaaaaaaattctacaatttaaaatttaagtattttgTTGTACAGTAGCCAAACCGAAATTGAGATCGAATGTCTACGACAGTGTCAAATGAGCATAAATTCTCTGGATTAAAGCCGAcaaagaaaaataagaaaatggTACATTACAAGAACAAACAAAACAAATGACAACAAAGCAATAATCTGTTTGTAATACAGATTTCTACCAAAAACAGGAAAAACaaaaacacaaatttagcatCAGTGATTATTTATCCTCTAATGTATCTTCTGTCAAAGATTTACGCAGAAGATGCAACATAAATAAtcgaaaatacttttaaaactgtaatttattaaattttaccttCGAATAAGCTTCTGATTTTTTCGGATCTGTCTTCAAAATCAGGATCTACGATTCTCCACTTTCATTCTCGGAAGTACTGTGCGGTGGTCAATTCTTGTGAACAAATAAGGACAGTGGAGTGGACCAAACCCACTTGCAATTTTTTAATAGACATTCAGGGCTATTTCGGTCATTTAACATTATGAATGTTGCCTGATAAATGTTATCCAGCTTTAATGCGTGGATGTATTCTCCAACAGAAACAGTACAATTTGTCTAACAAGTAG is a window encoding:
- the LOC142527757 gene encoding uncharacterized protein LOC142527757, which produces MDSTNVTSKGKKTDKLRRSWTAPEEEVLIVALKDIISKGYKTENGFRNGYLPLLESAMRNAFKDSDLRGHPHITSKIHVWKKHYGCLTSMLAKSGIGWNDTENMIDATNEAWEAILKVDNSVRALRYKRWPHYKDWCEIFGYDRATGDRVETFSAVVHDVLNMTAHEPIDIEFGMDDFYRPLEGDGESVSVAQTLPSNPSGVSKVRSKKRKQIDDVDNQIVVAINNLADITKETMSNLIKEMSADSKIENAMDNVLFTLGTIPELNSDEKVCVAELLVDNPNKLALFLRLDREGKISLIKRLLNP
- the LOC142526191 gene encoding uncharacterized protein LOC142526191; amino-acid sequence: MASMSGCYYLCDNGYANVQGFLTPYRRVPYHRDAWVNRTTAPQNYKELFNWRHSKARNVIERAFGLLKKRWAILRNPSFYPLKTQNRIIMAFILLHNFVRAQMPDNLLDEIEEETLSPMPQNENYFIDDFNSSDAWDM